The following are encoded together in the Thalassomonas haliotis genome:
- the rplL gene encoding 50S ribosomal protein L7/L12 — translation MSISNEDILNAIAEKSVMEVVELIEAMEEKFGVSAAAAVAVAGGDAGAAAAEQTEFDVVLTGFGDKKVAVIKAVRGATGLGLKEAKELVESAPKALKEGVEKAEAEELKKALEEAGATVEIK, via the coding sequence ATGTCTATTTCTAACGAAGATATTCTAAATGCTATTGCTGAAAAATCAGTAATGGAAGTTGTTGAACTAATCGAAGCAATGGAAGAGAAGTTCGGCGTATCTGCTGCTGCTGCTGTTGCTGTTGCTGGCGGTGACGCTGGTGCTGCTGCTGCTGAGCAAACTGAATTCGACGTAGTCTTAACTGGCTTCGGCGACAAGAAAGTTGCAGTAATCAAAGCAGTTCGCGGCGCGACTGGTTTAGGTCTGAAAGAAGCTAAAGAATTAGTTGAATCAGCTCCTAAAGCGCTTAAAGAAGGCGTTGAGAAAGCTGAAGCTGAAGAGCTTAAGAAAGCTCTTGAAGAAGCAGGCGCTACTGTTGAGATCAAATAA
- the rplJ gene encoding 50S ribosomal protein L10 — MAINLDDKKAIVAEVQEAASGAQSAVIADSRGVTVEAITALRKQARENGVWMKVVRNTLARRAVEGTPFECVKDTLVGPSLIAFSNEHPGAAARLFSDFAKENEKFELKAAAFEGNVVDVNMLAKLPTYDEAIARLMSAMKEASAGKLCRTIAAIRDQKEQEAA; from the coding sequence ATGGCTATCAATCTTGATGACAAAAAAGCAATTGTTGCTGAAGTTCAAGAAGCTGCCAGTGGCGCTCAGTCAGCTGTTATTGCGGATTCTCGCGGTGTAACAGTTGAAGCGATTACTGCTTTGCGTAAGCAAGCACGTGAAAATGGCGTTTGGATGAAAGTTGTCCGTAACACCTTAGCACGTCGTGCAGTTGAAGGTACTCCTTTCGAGTGTGTTAAAGATACACTTGTTGGTCCTTCACTTATCGCATTTTCAAACGAGCACCCAGGTGCTGCGGCTCGTCTTTTCTCTGATTTCGCTAAAGAAAACGAGAAATTCGAACTTAAAGCTGCTGCATTCGAAGGTAATGTTGTAGACGTAAACATGTTAGCTAAGCTACCTACTTACGACGAAGCAATCGCACGTTTAATGAGCGCTATGAAAGAAGCATCTGCAGGCAAACTTTGCCGTACAATTGCTGCAATTCGCGATCAGAAAGAACAAGAAGCTGCTTAA